The following proteins come from a genomic window of Puntigrus tetrazona isolate hp1 chromosome 15, ASM1883169v1, whole genome shotgun sequence:
- the LOC122358559 gene encoding B-cell receptor CD22-like, translating to MELSQLPLVFLLISNIYSEQTQEKLKPRVIIKPDQHVFRGETVTLRCDIYDEGVTSWRYFWYKEGLGSVFKYGQEHTFSSVSESDSGEYSCDRFNGSNG from the exons ATGGAGCTCAGTCAACTTCCTCTTGTGTTCT tgctgatTTCAAATATCTACTCTGAACAAACTCAAG aaaaactgaaaccCAGAGTGATCATTAAACCTGATCAACATGTGTTCAGAGGAGAAACAGTCACTCTCAGATGTGACATATATGATGAAGGAGTCACTAGCTGGAGATACTTCTGGTATAAAGAAGGTTTAGGCAGTGTTTTCAAGTATGGACAGGAACACACATTCAGTTCTGTTTCTGAGTCTGACTCAGGTGAATACTCCTGTGATAGATTTAATGGATCGAATGGG